One Tachysurus vachellii isolate PV-2020 chromosome 14, HZAU_Pvac_v1, whole genome shotgun sequence genomic window, AAAGGTAAGGCAAATGCATAATCAATGTTAGCTCTTATCTACCAGGAATATGCTAGTTTAGCAAGTTAGTTTGTTTCTATTCAGGTCTGGTGGTGGgctaattaaaaagaaagaaagaaagaaagaaagaaggaagataGGGTTTGCAAGCTTAGGAAAGAGGATACAGCTAGAAAAAGCAGTGCCAAGAGGATTCCTAGACTCTTAGAGGTCATTCATTTTGAGTGGTCAACACTGTAAAACTTTAAGAAGCATGTAAAAGCAGGGGAGGCAGACAACCAATGATACAACATACACTGTAAGCACAAAGACAACAAACAGCTGTCTCATATAAAGTTATTCAGAGCTAAAAGTGATGCAGTGAGCCTCAGTGCGCGTTACTGACCTCTCTTCCTTGTTCCTTGATGGAGAGGAGTGTTCAGATAGGTGACAGCACTCTTTTTCCTCTAGGAGGTGCAACAAGACAAATTTAGCAATTAGTGTACTGAAACAGTAATGTACATACATTTCTACAGATATCTGCCAAACAGATAAAACCCACAAAGCAACAGCAATAAACAACTGTTGCAAAAAAACAtcctaaataaatgaatacacaaATAAGAGCAGAATAAATTGTAGTTGTATGTCTGCATCCatttagtatattttatatGATCAATCCAAactatatacactgtacatCCCTATTTTACATGCACCAGTCTCCCCCTTCTGGTAGCTCAGTGTAATGACTGAAGATATGGCATGACATTGATTGGTGGTGAGTGTTAattgccttgctcaagggcccagttcgcctgggattcaaactcatgaccttcacATTAGTTCTCCGACGCTTTAACCACTATGCTATAACATCCATGTTGGATTTTAGGATCAAAGCAGGAGTTATAACCCAACAGTAGGTCAAGTTCATACAGCACGTGCGTGTACGTGTACACAGAAAAGTATCTATACCTCTGGCTCAAATACTGCTCCGCTGTACACAGGATTGGCTGTCGTTCTCCTTTTCCGTTCCTGCCTTCGACTCTGAATCTCTGCAACACAAAAGCGTGTCAGAGAAATAGCTTTGTGTTTGGCTCAGCGACGACGTTTGACTTCACCGGAAACAATGTACCAATAAAGTATCCGATCGATCCGTTTATGTCTATTGGACAGTATCTGTGTTTCACGGAAAGGTCTCTAATCCAATTCAATCAGCCTGCGGGACTGTACTGTTTTAAAAGACTTggtcttttttcctcttctaaTGGGCCCTCAATGAAAACAGAGGAGAGTGGAAGTATCCGGGGAATAAAATGACACACATCATTCACCTACTCATAATGCTGGATGtcttccatcatcatcatcatcatcatcatgatgtacataaaaaaataccaaaTGAGTTTCAGAAGATCAAAAGCTTTCTTTTAAGCTTAAAAGAACATCCAAGGTAAAAATGACAGTGCTTCTATTCATgtgagaccttttttttttaaatgacctaCAATTTGGATGAAGAAAAagtttttaagaagaaaaaaaaacagacttcaGATCTGGTGTGACATTAATCACCAGGTAGCACCTGTAACAGATGGAACAAGCCCAGAACACCCCGTAATACTAATCAGAGAAGGTCCTGTAAAAGGTACAATTACTGCCAGATTCTTGAGTGCAAAATAATACAAGCTGGTGgtggaaaaataaatcctgTTGTAGGTAAAACTCACCTTCTAAATGATCATGTGTGACCAACCCAAGAGACACCATGAAGGCAAGTTTCTACCAAGAAGAAATCATACACGTAAGCAAGTAGTAACGACTGATGCACAAAATGGTACAGATCCATGATCAGTGAGGTCAGATTATCACATTACCTGTGGATTTTCCTCTCGTTTAACTTTAGgtggagaaagaggaggagacgCTGACGAAGGGGAGCTTGTGAGCACCTGCTCTGAAGCCCCCTGAGATTTCACAGTCTGACAGAGAGATATAGGTTAAGAGTTGGAATTTAAAATGACACTAGCTTTGTCACGTTCAAAGCTACATACATATCAATGGAAAGGCACTTGAAAGTTCTCTTAAAACTGGACGGATAACAAGAAACGGAGGTTAATGTTGCTCATCAGTGATTAAATATGCTATTAATATGCAGCCACAAATGCAGTGCTGACCTTTATGTCTGCGTTTAAGCTGCTGATCTGCAGCGTCTGCATCGGGCCCCCGATGACGATGCCCGTCACATGACTTGTGCTGGTTCCTGTAGAAGGGATGGTTTTGGGGATGGCGCATGGCTGGCCGTTAACAATGCGCACTTGGTGGATGGGGCTTGTCGAGGTGTGTAGCCCTGACGTTAACTTGGTAGTGAGCATGACCGGTCTCTGGAGCAGTTGTGGAGCAGCCATCATCGGGGGAGGAGGAGCAGGGGCGATGGGCACATTGTTGTGAGTGGCAGGTTTCGGGCGAACCTGAGAAATAAAGAGGGTCGAGTTAGACTGCGGGTTGTggtgcacacacacctcacactatTCTGAATTTCTGTGGTATAGGTCGTGTCTGAGAAGATCCCATGCCTTTAACGACCATCATGCTAATGTGTTAGTCCCAGGTAAGGCCAACCAAAGGGCTCTGATAAGTAAATCAAtagtgagaaagagaagaaatcgTTCATCTCCACTAACAGACAGGACAAACGCTAACCATTTCCTGAGGATTTAACCTTAAGTGTGTGGCAGAAGCAGACAGTGCATAAAGTCCATGAGTTTCAGCCACGATGACACTTTTTTGGTCTCTACGAGTCATTGGTGTTCAAATTTCTTTAATTCTTAAATTAGTGTTTGTAAATTACTTAACAGGTTACATCCACTGTCTGGTCATTAAATTTGGTGCAAACTGCAATAATATTAACGTCACAGAGCCCCAATTAGCATTACgaggtttttaaaaaattaaaacaaccaGGGACAGCCAAAGCATAATAGAACTtgctgaaagaaataaaaaaagaaaaacaacccaCTGAGAAGGGCAGAGTGCAAACGACACAAGCAGAGAAGTAAAGCATTAGAAATGCTTCGACAGAAACATCCTTaaagggaacacacacacactgcgacACACTGGCAAATACACTAGCTGCAAAAAACAGTAAAGTGAATGGAACTGAAACATGACTGCAGCCAGCGCTGGGTTAGAAAACAGGACAGTTAGAGTCATCGTCAGTGAGCCGTGTACGCCTAAATCTACCCCTACGAAATTACCGTAACATATACACATCTTTATGACCTGTAATAAAACACCACCTACAGTATGATAACATCATTAATTAAATATCACATGTTTTGACTGTAGTGTTTAAGTACGTGTGTTCAGTTTGAAGTGTCCGGGTCAAGTCTTCATTTTGTGGTTCTGAAATATCAACAACTATAAACTCAGAGTTTAAACCTATTGTGTGTTGTTAGAGTTCCTCTAGTGGCATCAGTGTTGAACTGCACACGCTGGGACAGGGAAGGGGGTGGGCGGATCTTACAGAGACGCACCTGTGGCAGAAAGGTGGGTCGAGGCGTCAGTCTAGGAGGAGGGACAAACTGGGGAACTTTGATAGGCTGAGCCGAGGTGGTGCTGGCCTGCACCTGTGACAAAACCAGTGCTTTATTTGCAACCAAAATGCTTAGCAGATTTGACTTTATTAGTTGTCTGGGGAAAATATCAATAAAAGGAAAAACTTTTTAAGTCTCTTAACTACGATGTGcaatttttctattctttttttctctttccccttctgtttttggttttaaatCACAGATGAACACGAGCAATCACCACAGCTGAGCACATCAGCAAAAAGTCACTGCAGTCTTGCATGTAAACATATTATACATCCTTTTTGATCCATAAAACATTATAGCTAAAGGAAATAATGCAGactgttatagaaaaaacaacaacaaacaaaccaacaaaaacaaaaaattgacCTGAAATTAATGTCACTGATTTTGCTTGCGTATATCAGCTAAAGGAGCGAAGGGTTGTGTTCCGATTCTCAGAGTAAAAGTCTGCTGCCTTTTTTATCGATTATTCTAACATGACCTGAAAATTCGTTTAAATGAGTGAGAGGGAAGGTCCGTGGCAGGATTAGCACTCTTACTCTGAGAAATGACAAATAAGGCCCTCACTCTATAAAGGAGCTTGCACAGGGATTACAAGAAAAAATGATGCCGTATTTTACACTCACAACGATAACGTTCTTCGGCACGACTCGTGACGCAGCCTCTGTGTCCTTACTGCTCAGTTTGCTGGACATCTGAAGGTTCACTGGTGCATTGCGAGAATCAGAGGTCAAGGCAGGCCTGGGGATATTGCTGATGGCAGTGACCATGGCAACAGTGGGGCGTGGCGTTGTCACGGATGCAGGCATGGTGGAGGCGGCAGCTTTCAGTACCAGAGGTAGAGTCTTCGTGGTGATGACCGGTGTGACTTGCAGAGTCTTCTAAAGCGGAAAGTTGAGACATATTGGAAGGACCAGGACAGGAATCACAACAACAATAGGTTGATATTAGATACAGAAGGGATACAGTGGCACACGCTGTTTACTGCATACACAAAGCATAACTCAAACTGAAAAGTATTCAAGATGGAAAGTAGCGCTATTGAAGATTCTCTTATCATCAAGTAAGAAAGATAACGTGACGTACTGGTCTAACGCAAAGTGGAATATTTTTCTACACCACACATTCTAAGAACTTTAGTCTCTTATGCCACAATGATTTTCAAAGCTTTTATGTTATTAGCAAAACATTGTGAACTCTTTACTGTTCCTGTTACTACTACATCATAGAAGCTCTAGTCAATCGCATacctctcttctctctgaaaGTTATTAAGACAACAAAATGCATGTCTTTTTAACAGAAACTGGACAATACAAAGTGTGAAAAACATTAAGCGCTGCTACTGGAGACGCcatcaataaatgtttttttcttacagaaagcttcaccatgtaagctattactataaaaattatatatcaaagaactaatatttaatttgtgctGCAGCAAACACTATTACTAGGGCTGTGCTAAAGCTATTACAGAAAGTTAATtaataccttctgaccaatcagacttaATTTGGAATTCTTCTGTGTTTTGGTATCAGCAGTATAATTAGCACAAATGAGTCTGACTTAACAGTGATCATCTTCAGCAATGGTGATGCTCAGTTGTAATTGTGATACTCACAGTAGCAGGTCAGGACTCTAGTACTCATGAGCATAGGATGCTGGTGCTGCTTTACCTGTGGAGCGGCCTTGTTGTGAGGAGGCAACGTGGGCTGCTGCTGAGGCAGACAGGATGGTGAGAGTATCATGGCTTTGCCGTCTGCCTGCACCGTCTGCAGCTTCAGCTCTGGCTCCTGCTTCACCAACAGCTCCTTTCTCAGCTGTTCCACCACCTTTTTCTAGAATGGAGACAGCGTTTCTTGTCTTTGTACCACACTGCATGCCCTGttagtttatttaaacatataacaCTGACTGGGTTGCTTTAGGAACTGCAACCCCAGTTTGTGTTCGGCTGAGAGACAGTCACTTTGAAAGACCCTTCAGGTGTGAAGCAGAGTCACACACCTTCAGAGGGACCTATTCAGCAAAGGCTGCCAGAGGAGTTCAACCCAGACACACGCACATtaaaattcagctcacacacaacactgcctCAGAGACTGCTGGAGAAAAAGCACACCTCTGAGAAGACTGGAATAAAGCGAAAGCATgggcgcacacacaaacacaccgacagacacagaccgacagacagacacacacaccgacagacagacacacaccgaccccgacagacagaccgacacatcccgacaaacagacagaccgacagacacacgccgacagagacagacagacccacgccgacagacagaccagacagacacacacacacgtcgacagacagacagaaacacgccaacagacagacacacacacgccaacagacagacagacagagacacacgccgacagacagagacacacgccgacagacagacagacagagacacaccccgtcagacagacagacagagacgcacgccgacagacagacagacagagacacacgccgacagacagacagacagacagagacacacgccgacagacagacacacgccgacagacagacagacacgcgccgacagacagacagacacgcgccgacagacagacagacacgcgccgacagacaggcagacacgcgccgacagacaggcagacacgcgccgacagacaggcagacacgcgccgacagacaggcagacacgcgccgacagacagacagacacgcgccgacagacagacagacacgcgccgacagacagacagacacgcgccgacagacagacagacacacgccgacagacagacacacacacgccgacagacagacagacagagacacacgccgacagacagacagacagagacacacgccgacagacagacagacagagacacaccccgtcagacagacagacagagacgcacgccgacagacagacagacagagacacacgctGACAGACAAGACAcacgccgacagacagacagacacacgccgacagacagacaggcgccgacagacagacagacacgcgccgacagacagacagacacgcgccgacagacagacagacacgcgccgacagacagacagacacgcgccgacagacagacagacacgcgccgacagacagacagacacgcgccgacagacagacagacacgcgccgacagacagacagacacacattacACGCATAGTTTAACCATGAAGGAGTAACCGCTCCCAGTTTAAGGCCATTTATCTAGAGACTATTTACATCATCAAATTTAATCTAAAAATTACAGTTACAGATAAAATCTACTTGTTCAGaatacagataaaaacaaaccactAGTTTAAAGGGACGATGACTTTACATTGCACGTCCAAGTCACATGTCACACAAACTGTTAAACTTAATTAAACTGAGATTAGTTTTCACTGTGTATATTCACTGTGAGTTACTGCAGCCACAATACTAGCAAACACTGGGTTTCACAACACCTCTGTAATGTGGGGGAAAAAGACATTTTTGGGGCATTTGCATGCTCATGCAACTTGTTATATGCCAGGAAAACAGGAAGAGCAAATTTAGCAGGAACCAGCAAAAAGATTTGAAAGTGAACCCAttcacaacaccacaccacatttTCATGTTGTCAAAGACACacaagtgcgcacacacacacactttacaagcTACAGCAGAGGTTACAAGACAAAAGCTAAAAACACTTGCATTACTTATGaaccagaaaaaaatattattaagcaTTACCTGTACTAGTTTTGAGTGTTAATGTCATGTTGTAACATGATAGGCTGCTCTTGACTCACTAAGACAAAGCAAGATACTTTAACTCACGTGATTTTACCTATGACGAGTGTGAGATACTTTAAATTTAGCCAAGTGCAATCCAGCTAGTTGGTCAGCCCAGTAGCTGCCATTAGCGATCAAAATCCTGGCTGTTATGGAATGACCCGTGACAGATGCAAGCTAGCTGACAGGAGGACATGGAGCATCTCCAAGTGGTGCACTGATTTACAGAATGCACTTTCATTAAGCGTGAGATTTGTAATAGATATAACAGCGCTATAAATTGTTTATTAGTCTGCACTGATTATCGATTTAAAACGTCAACGTGTCCCCGTCTCTGAAACCACAGGCTCTTTGCACTCTTTGAACAAATGGGCATTTATCCATTCacctttatttttatgatgttaACAACAGAACTCAACCTATTCAGTAATTCAAAGGACCTTAAGACAGACTGCATGGTATATaaaaagcagcagcagaggaCAAAATGTCCACATAAGGACATGCATGTTTTCCTCCAGAGAACCCGTGTTCTTACTATACAGCTGATTCAGCTCACAAACGTCTCAGCGTGTTCGGGGCTAATTACTACAAAACACTGTGATTAAACCCTCAGACAGCACGTCTGAGTACTCCAGTGATAGTAATACTGCTTTTACATGAGCGCTCGCTAACAGACAATATCTGTGGAGTTGAGCAAACTGCCCTGTGTACCTGTTTTTCACTCAGAGCAGTGATCTTGGCCTGAAGTTCATGAAGCTGCTTCTTCAGATCAGCATTCTAGAGGGAAaggggaaaacaaaacaaaacaaaaccagcatgtgtggtgtaaatgttgGGGTAAATGAGATACAAGGCATCACGTGTCCACAAATAAAGATTTCTCAACAGATTTACTaactttatttcagtaattatgAACCTTGAATAAGCCTTGGGACTTTTAAGGGAAGTGATAGCAGAAGTAAggatcaaagaaaaaaaaaatcagccagAACAATCATTAATATACACAGAGACTGAAAAATAGTAAAAGTGGCCGAGTTTAGattgtaaacaaaaatcaaGGTTGCAGTATTTCAGTTTTTGTAGTATAATTTTACACAACAAAGCCAAGAATATTACCATTAAACCCAAATGTGGAGCTTCTCTAAAAAACTTGGAAGTTGGATCCACACCACTGAATACAAAGTTTTTCTCTACtatagcattacaatttcccttctctggaactaagaggctcaACACTGTTCCAGCACAATGCTGACAATGATGTTAACAACAGAACTCAACTCCATGAAGACACCATGTGTTACGGCTGGAATGGAAGAACTCgggtgtcctgcacagagccttgactctgactcaaccccactgaacaccttggGAAAGTACTGGAACAACAACTGAACCCCAGATCTCCTCacaatgaatgaacacaaatctccacaACTACACACCAACATCTGGAAAGAGCTCATAACAGCAAAGGGGAATAAATTTGGAACGAGGTGATCAACAAGCACATGgttaggtgtccacaaacctttaacCATGTAGCCCATCTCTGTTACTGTTCATGTAAATCAGGATGAAAATGTGAACGTCACTTAATTCAAcgttaaaaataatgaattatgtAACATTCAAGAAAACCTTAATTTAAATTTTCACACTAGATTCTTGTTTTCATGCCATTgttcattaaaggtggggtctccgttgtttgagaaatgcttcagaaaactgtgtttggtcagcaaacaaaacaaaaacaaaaacatgtagccaatgagcagaaaggggcgtgtcttgtcaatatgggtggagagagtgttcagtgcgcatgtgtgacattagcagaaagcggttttaacattgacatggcggatagaAACAAAGTAAGTAAGcgaagaaaggtttacgataaggtaagaagtaggacggttacgcatgtatgtgtgggcggagctatcgatacaggggtgggacccatttgggttaggggcgtgtttgttttggtgatttcaaatgtcaacattggctttcaaacaacagagaccccacctttaagcggTGCAACAGTGGCTAGCAAGTCATTAGCTGTTTCTTTAAAACGTTGTTGTAAAGTGGTTGTACTGTTTctttctgaaataaacaaacactttgtATGAATATGGATTCAGTCAGAGGATTAACACAGTACAAATATTATAAGGCTGTTATAACCAGCTCCCTGAACACTCCTTAACAACCTGCCTACTTTGGGGCATGTTTACTGGCATTACAGGTTCTTCTGCTGCCAGACATTCAAAAAGGCAAGTAGCATTTCAGCAGCTGTGACGCACCAGGGTTTATGACCTCAAATTGGATTTATTTGCCTCCAATGACAATTCTAATGACAGTTCTAATTCTAGAGCTTCTAATATTGACTGGTTAAGTAGCCTGTAGGTGAACTCATTTACCTGTGGGTCCTGCTTCATTTGTGCAACAAGTTTCTgtagggagaaaagaaaaagaaaactgtcAAATTGTATACGACACTGATCATCAAAATGCGACAGTGACAATCCTGAACACAGAGCATCAGCAGCACCTGCAGGATAACTCTGGTACAGCATCACGATAACCTGTaccacacaaaataaaaaccatGACAGCCATCTAAATCATAACTGCATGCGATTTTCACAGGGGTAGAAttagaaatgaaacacaaacagaacataACTACATATATTTCCAAAGATCCCatctaatttaatatttaaagagttTTGAAGAAAgagaattattatattataggtCATACAAAGTGTTGGTactttatgcacacacacacacacacacacaacccataTAATTGCTATAAAGCATCCACCAGTTGTTTCCTTGTGTATATGTAACTGGTTGCACTGTAGCAGCTTTCCATCCTTGTACTTTCACACTGAGAGTGCACCATGTCTCATTAACACAGAGTTCGTTGAGTACACTTTGAGCATGCAAATGCTGAGCCTTTAAAGCTAGGAGCCCAAGACTTGGCAACAATGTTCCCGCTCTAACAATAGTGCTGCCATGTCCCCGAACTACTGTATTTATCCTGCTGAGGCATCTATGTTCATTCTCTACTTGCTGGAACATGCAGATCCCAATTATACTGCTTGGagaagaaagtgtttttttttcttttttctccacactAATAAATCCACACATGTATCTTCAATATTTACTGTCTTCATAGAAAATATGCCACATTTAAATCCATATGCATCAGCTGCCTCCTAGTGAGGACGAGTCAGTTCCTCCAGGTCcttacagtaacacacactgctagAGAGTCATTAACACAT contains:
- the phf21ab gene encoding PHD finger protein 21A isoform X2 is translated as MMELQTLQEALKVEIQIHQKLVAQMKQDPQNADLKKQLHELQAKITALSEKQKKVVEQLRKELLVKQEPELKLQTVQADGKAMILSPSCLPQQQPTLPPHNKAAPQTLQVTPVITTKTLPLVLKAAASTMPASVTTPRPTVAMVTAISNIPRPALTSDSRNAPVNLQMSSKLSSKDTEAASRVVPKNVIVVQASTTSAQPIKVPQFVPPPRLTPRPTFLPQVRPKPATHNNVPIAPAPPPPMMAAPQLLQRPVMLTTKLTSGLHTSTSPIHQVRIVNGQPCAIPKTIPSTGTSTSHVTGIVIGGPMQTLQISSLNADIKTVKSQGASEQVLTSSPSSASPPLSPPKVKREENPQKLAFMVSLGLVTHDHLEEIQSRRQERKRRTTANPVYSGAVFEPERKKSAVTYLNTPLHQGTRKRGRPPKYSSSAPGPELGCHPLLSPSSSHPASPAAERPELGGFPLPVHPHSLPQPSPSSGDGDIHEDFCTVCRRSGQLLMCDTCSRVYHLDCLDPPLKNIPKGMWICPKCKDQILKKEEAIPWPGTLAIVHSYIAYKEAKEEEKQKLMKWSTKLKLEREQLEQRVKQLSNSITKCMETKNSILARQKEMQASLEKVKHLVRLIHSFNLSQTVEIGANQEDNPEDKTDGCQEPKAAVHSCAKPSASEQNPAQVAAQVPAAGMVPKVQAEPEVGEMADSAAAVTPETEPKESGITQASNTAVRDEGKPTEVTEVKENGGTDSQCSEEVGESPETITNSENTTPNASNSEDEVKMDIEDQDHGKNSGKISQQLLPVALNSVDISK
- the phf21ab gene encoding PHD finger protein 21A isoform X4, which gives rise to MMELQTLQEALKVEIQIHQKLVAQMKQDPQNADLKKQLHELQAKITALSEKQKKVVEQLRKELLVKQEPELKLQTVQADGKAMILSPSCLPQQQPTLPPHNKAAPQKTLQVTPVITTKTLPLVLKAAASTMPASVTTPRPTVAMVTAISNIPRPALTSDSRNAPVNLQMSSKLSSKDTEAASRVVPKNVIVVQASTTSAQPIKVPQFVPPPRLTPRPTFLPQVRPKPATHNNVPIAPAPPPPMMAAPQLLQRPVMLTTKLTSGLHTSTSPIHQVRIVNGQPCAIPKTIPSTGTSTSHVTGIVIGGPMQTLQISSLNADIKTVKSQGASEQVLTSSPSSASPPLSPPKVKREENPQKLAFMVSLGLVTHDHLEEIQSRRQERKRRTTANPVYSGAVFEPERKKSAVTYLNTPLHQGTRKRGRPPKYSSSAPGPELGCHPLLSPSSSHPASPAAERPELGGFPLPVHPHSLPQPSPSSGDILKKEEAIPWPGTLAIVHSYIAYKEAKEEEKQKLMKWSTKLKLEREQLEQRVKQLSNSITKCMETKNSILARQKEMQASLEKVKHLVRLIHSFNLSQTVEIGANQEDNPEDKTDGCQEPKAAVHSCAKPSASEQNPAQVAAQVPAAGMVPKVQAEPEVGEMADSAAAVTPETEPKESGITQASNTAVRDEGKPTEVTEVKENGGTDSQCSEEVGESPETITNSENTTPNASNSEDEVKMDIEDQDHGKNSGKISQQLLPVALNSVDISK
- the phf21ab gene encoding PHD finger protein 21A isoform X1; translation: MMELQTLQEALKVEIQIHQKLVAQMKQDPQNADLKKQLHELQAKITALSEKQKKVVEQLRKELLVKQEPELKLQTVQADGKAMILSPSCLPQQQPTLPPHNKAAPQKTLQVTPVITTKTLPLVLKAAASTMPASVTTPRPTVAMVTAISNIPRPALTSDSRNAPVNLQMSSKLSSKDTEAASRVVPKNVIVVQASTTSAQPIKVPQFVPPPRLTPRPTFLPQVRPKPATHNNVPIAPAPPPPMMAAPQLLQRPVMLTTKLTSGLHTSTSPIHQVRIVNGQPCAIPKTIPSTGTSTSHVTGIVIGGPMQTLQISSLNADIKTVKSQGASEQVLTSSPSSASPPLSPPKVKREENPQKLAFMVSLGLVTHDHLEEIQSRRQERKRRTTANPVYSGAVFEPERKKSAVTYLNTPLHQGTRKRGRPPKYSSSAPGPELGCHPLLSPSSSHPASPAAERPELGGFPLPVHPHSLPQPSPSSGDGDIHEDFCTVCRRSGQLLMCDTCSRVYHLDCLDPPLKNIPKGMWICPKCKDQILKKEEAIPWPGTLAIVHSYIAYKEAKEEEKQKLMKWSTKLKLEREQLEQRVKQLSNSITKCMETKNSILARQKEMQASLEKVKHLVRLIHSFNLSQTVEIGANQEDNPEDKTDGCQEPKAAVHSCAKPSASEQNPAQVAAQVPAAGMVPKVQAEPEVGEMADSAAAVTPETEPKESGITQASNTAVRDEGKPTEVTEVKENGGTDSQCSEEVGESPETITNSENTTPNASNSEDEVKMDIEDQDHGKNSGKISQQLLPVALNSVDISK